A genomic segment from Paucidesulfovibrio longus DSM 6739 encodes:
- the gcvT gene encoding glycine cleavage system aminomethyltransferase GcvT, producing the protein MDAPETLRTTPLTAWHRENGAKMASFAGFDMPIQYAGILAEHNHTRSKAAVFDISHMGEFLLSGAGARDGLNALVTQDLNTLAPGKCRYGFLLNDKGGILDDLIIYCLAPDEYMLVVNGACEEKDFSWIAGHLPAGPALQNISSATAKIDLQGPLALDVLEKVLGTSWKHLKYFNHEPAQWNGGPLRVSRTGYTGELGYELYLPSEQALSLWLALVADDRVQPVGLGARDTLRLECGYLLYGQDLDEAHNPAEAGYGFLLTKEADFIGKSSLSTLRQHLVPLSIEGRRSARHNDKLLDAQGRHVGIVTSGSFSPTLGHGIALAWIDAGHETGTDFLVEGARTNLPAKRVELPFFKEGTARKKVD; encoded by the coding sequence GTGGACGCTCCCGAAACCCTCCGCACCACTCCCCTTACCGCTTGGCACAGGGAGAACGGCGCGAAAATGGCATCGTTCGCCGGTTTCGACATGCCCATCCAGTACGCCGGCATTCTCGCCGAGCACAATCACACCCGCAGCAAGGCCGCTGTATTCGACATCAGCCACATGGGCGAATTCCTGCTCTCCGGCGCAGGAGCCAGGGACGGGCTCAACGCGCTCGTGACCCAGGATCTGAACACCCTGGCGCCGGGCAAGTGCCGCTACGGATTCCTGCTCAACGACAAGGGCGGCATCCTGGACGACCTGATCATCTACTGCCTTGCGCCGGACGAATACATGCTCGTGGTCAACGGCGCATGCGAGGAAAAGGATTTTTCCTGGATCGCCGGGCACCTTCCCGCTGGTCCCGCCCTGCAGAACATTTCCAGCGCCACGGCCAAGATCGACCTGCAAGGGCCGCTTGCCCTGGATGTTCTCGAAAAAGTCCTCGGCACTTCCTGGAAACATCTCAAATACTTCAATCATGAACCAGCCCAATGGAACGGCGGCCCGCTGCGGGTGAGCCGGACGGGCTACACCGGAGAACTCGGCTACGAGCTCTACCTGCCCTCGGAACAGGCCCTCTCCCTCTGGCTGGCCCTGGTCGCGGACGATCGCGTGCAGCCCGTGGGCCTCGGCGCGCGGGACACCCTGCGCCTGGAATGCGGTTATCTCCTGTATGGTCAGGATCTGGACGAGGCCCACAATCCCGCCGAAGCGGGCTACGGCTTCCTGCTGACCAAGGAAGCCGACTTCATAGGCAAATCCAGCCTTTCCACGCTTCGCCAGCACCTCGTTCCCCTGAGCATCGAGGGACGCCGCTCCGCCCGGCACAACGACAAGCTCCTCGACGCGCAAGGCAGGCACGTCGGCATCGTCACCAGCGGATCGTTCTCTCCCACTCTGGGACACGGCATCGCCCTGGCCTGGATCGATGCGGGCCACGAAACCGGGACGGATTTCCTTGTGGAAGGAGCGCGCACCAACCTTCCGGCAAAGCGCGTTGAGTTGCCTTTCTTCAAAGAAGGCACGGCGCGCAAAAAAGTCGACTGA
- the mreB gene encoding rod shape-determining protein has product MIRKLSALFGGQSLAMDLGTANILLAAPGKGIVANEPSVIAIDTYTDKIICVGREAKAYIGRTPERIQVLRPIRNGVIAHYDAARQMIAHFVRDTSRKMNIFKPRLVICVPMGVTPVEKRAVIEAGMEGGARQVDLIIEPLAAAIGAGLPIREPLGNMVLDIGGGTSEVAVISLSSIAFAESVRVAGDAMNVAIQRYFQDKKQLLIGETIADKVKIEVGAAIALSEPRTMQVYGKNLVDGAPSSVVATDSDVRKAIREPLGAIVEAVRNALERTSPSLSADIYDNGLLLAGGGSMLAGLDDLISRDCGIKVRRDADPLTTVVRGTAKVLEKNADLDHVLLDR; this is encoded by the coding sequence TTGATACGGAAACTATCGGCTCTATTCGGTGGCCAGAGTCTGGCCATGGATCTGGGCACGGCCAATATCCTGCTGGCCGCGCCGGGAAAGGGAATCGTCGCCAACGAACCCTCCGTGATCGCCATAGACACCTATACCGACAAGATCATTTGCGTCGGTCGAGAGGCAAAGGCGTACATAGGCAGGACTCCCGAACGCATCCAGGTGCTGCGGCCCATCCGCAACGGGGTCATCGCCCACTACGACGCTGCGCGGCAGATGATCGCCCATTTCGTGCGCGACACCAGCCGCAAGATGAACATCTTCAAGCCGCGTTTGGTCATTTGCGTGCCCATGGGCGTGACCCCCGTGGAAAAGCGCGCGGTCATCGAAGCCGGGATGGAAGGGGGCGCGCGCCAGGTGGACCTGATCATCGAACCCCTGGCCGCCGCCATAGGCGCGGGCCTGCCCATTCGCGAGCCTCTCGGAAACATGGTGCTGGACATCGGCGGCGGTACTTCCGAGGTCGCGGTCATCAGCCTGTCGTCCATAGCTTTCGCCGAGTCCGTGCGCGTCGCGGGAGACGCCATGAACGTGGCGATCCAACGCTACTTCCAGGACAAGAAACAGCTCCTCATCGGCGAGACCATAGCGGACAAGGTCAAGATAGAGGTCGGCGCGGCCATTGCCCTGAGCGAGCCCCGGACCATGCAGGTCTACGGCAAGAATCTCGTGGACGGAGCCCCTTCCTCGGTGGTGGCCACGGACAGCGACGTGCGCAAGGCCATCCGGGAACCTCTGGGAGCCATCGTGGAAGCCGTGCGCAACGCACTGGAAAGGACTTCGCCTTCTCTTTCCGCGGACATCTACGACAACGGCCTGCTGCTCGCCGGAGGCGGGTCCATGCTCGCGGGCCTGGACGACCTCATCAGCCGCGATTGCGGCATCAAGGTCCGGAGAGACGCCGATCCGTTGACCACCGTGGTTCGGGGGACGGCGAAGGTGCTGGAAAAGAACGCGGATCTCGATCACGTCCTGCTCGACAGGTGA
- a CDS encoding inositol monophosphatase family protein: MTDFDSALLLEDARQAVSEAGSLIARNFRLPKDIRKKGNNDLVTETDVAVEELLKERLAGLLPGSRILAEESASQAGLGDLTWIIDPLDGTTNFAHGLPFVACSVALWHEGAPLLGLINLPLLGELFTAQRGAGAFCNGKPIRVSETDHLSQGLVATGFPYDINTYLPEILDHLGKMLPRTRGVRRPGAAALDLAYVACGRYDGFYERALKPWDTAAGILLVEEAGGQVSCYDQNVPYSPGDSSILASNGLIHGQMSDLLSS; encoded by the coding sequence GTGACGGATTTCGATTCCGCACTGCTGCTGGAAGACGCGCGTCAGGCCGTGTCGGAGGCAGGCAGTCTCATTGCCCGCAACTTCAGGCTGCCCAAGGATATCCGAAAAAAAGGCAACAATGATCTCGTCACGGAAACGGACGTGGCCGTTGAGGAATTGCTCAAGGAGCGCCTCGCGGGCCTGCTTCCGGGCTCGCGCATTTTGGCCGAGGAATCCGCCTCCCAAGCAGGACTGGGCGACCTGACCTGGATCATCGACCCCTTGGACGGCACCACGAACTTTGCGCACGGGCTTCCTTTCGTGGCCTGTTCCGTGGCGCTCTGGCACGAAGGCGCTCCGCTCCTTGGTCTGATCAATCTTCCGCTGCTGGGCGAACTTTTCACCGCGCAACGCGGGGCAGGGGCGTTCTGCAATGGAAAGCCCATCCGCGTTTCCGAAACCGATCATCTTTCCCAGGGGCTTGTGGCCACGGGATTTCCGTATGATATCAATACATACTTGCCTGAAATATTGGACCATCTCGGCAAGATGCTTCCCCGCACGCGCGGCGTGCGACGTCCTGGCGCGGCCGCGCTGGATTTGGCCTATGTTGCCTGCGGGCGCTATGACGGCTTTTATGAAAGGGCGCTCAAACCCTGGGACACGGCTGCCGGAATTCTGCTTGTGGAGGAGGCTGGAGGGCAGGTGTCATGCTATGATCAGAACGTGCCCTATTCGCCGGGAGACTCGTCCATACTCGCCAGCAACGGTCTGATTCACGGACAGATGAGCGATCTGCTCAGCTCCTGA
- a CDS encoding NUDIX hydrolase gives MKTIAPAQAPQAAPKSVEVMDTRNRPLLVMPLPDVHRQLLPHRSVTVLIYDQENKLFLQKRSHKKSIFPGRWDVSSSGHVLAGEATRDAALRELRFELGIEAERLRFVQKLPSSPGTGFEFTTVFALDRYAQEMEPNPDEVEEGYFYSAEEIHYLVREFRELLTPGLVHLWEVGLPFPSWDVL, from the coding sequence ATGAAGACCATAGCACCAGCACAAGCGCCCCAGGCGGCCCCCAAAAGCGTCGAGGTCATGGACACCCGCAACCGCCCGCTCCTGGTCATGCCCCTGCCCGACGTACACAGGCAGCTCCTGCCGCATCGCTCCGTGACGGTGCTGATCTACGATCAGGAAAACAAGCTTTTCCTGCAAAAACGCAGCCATAAAAAATCCATCTTCCCAGGCCGATGGGATGTGTCTTCCAGCGGACATGTTCTGGCCGGTGAAGCCACACGCGACGCGGCCTTGCGCGAATTGCGCTTCGAGCTGGGCATCGAGGCGGAAAGATTGCGCTTCGTGCAGAAGCTGCCTTCTTCCCCGGGCACGGGCTTTGAATTCACCACGGTTTTCGCCCTGGATCGATACGCTCAGGAAATGGAGCCAAACCCCGACGAGGTGGAAGAAGGCTATTTCTACAGCGCCGAGGAGATTCATTATCTCGTGCGCGAATTCCGCGAGCTGCTCACCCCAGGGCTTGTGCATCTCTGGGAAGTCGGTCTGCCCTTCCCTTCCTGGGACGTTCTATAG
- the rimI gene encoding ribosomal protein S18-alanine N-acetyltransferase: MRNCGCGPRVVELGVQDLPGLMRLERRCFEYHWSEEQYRLGLEKGAFRILGIIEHGRPTAYLAFSLVAGEMEILNLAVHPAFRRKGLASALMRALFAVCREAGAEDGFLDVKRSNEAAIALYLRFGFELYGERKRYYPDTKEDALLFRCSFLGHNAPASKAEQSKESEG, encoded by the coding sequence GTGCGCAACTGTGGATGCGGTCCACGCGTCGTGGAATTGGGAGTACAGGATCTTCCGGGGCTCATGCGGCTGGAGCGGCGCTGTTTCGAGTATCATTGGAGCGAGGAACAGTATCGTCTCGGCCTTGAAAAGGGCGCTTTTCGGATTCTCGGAATCATCGAGCATGGCCGCCCAACGGCGTACCTGGCTTTTTCCCTCGTGGCCGGGGAGATGGAAATCCTCAACCTCGCAGTGCACCCCGCCTTTCGCCGCAAGGGACTGGCCTCGGCCTTGATGCGCGCCTTGTTCGCCGTCTGCCGCGAGGCCGGGGCCGAAGACGGCTTTCTGGACGTGAAGCGTTCCAACGAGGCGGCCATCGCGCTCTACCTGCGGTTCGGGTTCGAGCTTTATGGAGAGCGGAAGAGGTATTATCCCGACACCAAGGAGGACGCGCTCCTTTTCAGATGTTCTTTTTTGGGGCATAATGCGCCCGCTTCGAAAGCAGAACAGTCCAAGGAGAGTGAGGGATGA
- a CDS encoding phosphoglycerate kinase, which produces MKFIDEVSLNGKTVLIRVDFNVPLDKGVIADDNRIRAALPTLRYILDQGAALVICAHLGKPKGVPVPELSLAPVARHLGELLGMDVPLAPDCVGQEVERLVGALRPGQVLMLENLRFHAEELGKTPEARGDFGKRLASLCNVFVNDAFGVAHRPNASVVDLPAHAPICCAGFLMKKEWEYLQMAIASPERPYVAISGGAKVSSKLAILKNLLGKVDHLIIGGAMANTFLLALGHAVGNSLAERDMLDEARVILDEAKAGGVVVHLPTDVVYAHSVEDERPAGTCPVDSVPEDAVILDVGPQTVKEYCSSLRSARTVVWNGPMGLFEREAFAEGSLSLCRCIAELEDARTIVGGGDTDAVVHLAGLADRFSFISTGGGAFLEFMEGKELPGFKALKEYSK; this is translated from the coding sequence ATGAAATTCATAGATGAAGTGAGCCTGAACGGCAAAACCGTGCTGATCCGCGTGGACTTCAACGTCCCGCTGGACAAGGGCGTCATCGCCGACGACAACCGAATCCGTGCGGCCCTGCCGACTCTGCGTTATATCCTCGACCAGGGCGCGGCCCTGGTTATCTGCGCGCACCTGGGCAAGCCCAAGGGCGTGCCCGTGCCGGAACTGAGCCTCGCGCCCGTGGCGCGCCACCTGGGCGAACTGCTCGGCATGGACGTGCCCCTGGCCCCGGATTGCGTGGGGCAGGAGGTCGAGCGCCTGGTCGGAGCGCTCCGGCCGGGGCAGGTGCTCATGCTGGAAAACCTGCGGTTCCATGCCGAGGAGCTGGGCAAGACTCCTGAAGCCCGCGGCGATTTCGGCAAGCGTCTGGCTTCCCTCTGCAACGTCTTCGTCAACGACGCCTTCGGCGTCGCGCACCGCCCCAATGCCTCGGTGGTGGACCTTCCGGCGCACGCCCCGATCTGTTGCGCCGGCTTTTTGATGAAGAAGGAATGGGAATACCTTCAAATGGCCATCGCTTCTCCGGAGCGGCCCTATGTGGCCATTTCCGGCGGTGCCAAGGTTTCCTCCAAGCTGGCCATTCTCAAGAATCTGCTCGGCAAGGTGGACCACCTGATCATCGGCGGGGCCATGGCCAATACGTTTCTGCTGGCGCTCGGTCACGCAGTGGGCAATTCTCTCGCCGAGCGCGACATGCTCGACGAGGCCCGCGTGATCCTGGACGAGGCCAAGGCCGGGGGGGTGGTCGTGCATCTGCCCACGGACGTGGTCTATGCCCACAGCGTCGAGGACGAGCGCCCGGCAGGAACCTGCCCAGTCGATTCCGTGCCCGAAGACGCGGTGATCCTTGACGTGGGGCCGCAAACGGTCAAGGAATACTGTAGCTCCCTGCGCAGCGCCCGTACCGTGGTCTGGAACGGCCCCATGGGACTCTTCGAACGCGAAGCCTTTGCCGAGGGCTCTCTGAGTCTTTGCCGCTGCATCGCGGAACTGGAAGACGCCCGGACCATCGTCGGCGGGGGAGACACCGACGCCGTGGTCCATCTCGCGGGGCTTGCCGACCGCTTCAGCTTCATCTCCACGGGCGGCGGGGCGTTTCTGGAATTCATGGAAGGCAAGGAGCTTCCCGGCTTCAAGGCTCTCAAGGAGTATTCGAAATGA
- the tpiA gene encoding triose-phosphate isomerase, translating into MKELMAANWKMYKTWDQASATASELAGLLHGKLPAGREVLIIPPFTSLKAVSDVLTPIEGLHVGGQDFYPAQEGAFTGEISPAMLADLGADYALTGHSERRHVLGEDDALVGRKTAFGLEHGLKVILCIGEKVEERKAGRVEEVLARQLEAGLADIPKKTLAENLVVAYEPVWAIGTGEVAGPDEIQTAHGHVRKKLQQLLPAIANEIRILYGGSVKPDNAGAIMALDNVDGVLVGGASLIAESFSKIVLA; encoded by the coding sequence ATGAAAGAACTCATGGCCGCCAACTGGAAGATGTACAAGACCTGGGACCAGGCTTCGGCAACAGCGTCCGAACTGGCCGGACTTCTGCACGGGAAATTGCCCGCGGGGCGAGAAGTGCTGATCATTCCGCCCTTCACCTCGCTCAAGGCCGTCTCGGACGTCTTGACGCCGATCGAGGGGCTCCACGTGGGCGGCCAGGATTTCTATCCGGCGCAGGAAGGCGCTTTTACCGGGGAAATATCCCCGGCCATGCTCGCCGACCTGGGAGCGGACTATGCCCTGACCGGGCATTCCGAGCGGAGGCACGTCCTCGGCGAGGATGACGCCCTGGTGGGCCGGAAAACGGCCTTCGGCCTGGAACACGGTTTGAAGGTGATTCTCTGCATCGGAGAGAAGGTCGAGGAGCGCAAAGCCGGGCGTGTCGAGGAGGTGCTTGCGCGCCAACTCGAAGCCGGGCTCGCCGATATCCCCAAGAAGACCCTTGCGGAAAACCTCGTGGTCGCCTACGAACCTGTTTGGGCCATCGGCACCGGAGAAGTGGCCGGACCGGATGAGATCCAAACCGCGCATGGCCACGTAAGAAAAAAATTGCAGCAGCTTCTTCCGGCTATTGCAAATGAAATCAGAATTTTATATGGTGGTTCGGTCAAGCCGGACAACGCGGGCGCAATAATGGCGCTTGACAATGTGGACGGCGTATTGGTAGGAGGCGCGAGCTTGATTGCTGAGAGCTTCAGCAAAATTGTTCTCGCCTGA
- the secG gene encoding preprotein translocase subunit SecG, giving the protein MTIHILACIFLVVVVLLQSGQEGMGAIFGGGSQTMFGASGAGGLLGKVTAGLAAVFLLTSLTYNILTKEPTGSIMEGHAVEQTAPAPVQPAAPVPAPAQDGKSE; this is encoded by the coding sequence TTGACCATTCACATTTTGGCCTGTATTTTCCTGGTCGTCGTTGTCCTGCTCCAGTCCGGGCAGGAAGGCATGGGCGCCATCTTTGGTGGCGGCAGCCAGACGATGTTCGGCGCCAGCGGCGCCGGGGGCCTGCTTGGAAAGGTCACCGCCGGTTTGGCGGCAGTGTTCCTGCTGACCTCCCTGACCTACAACATCCTGACCAAGGAACCCACCGGGTCGATCATGGAAGGACATGCCGTGGAGCAGACCGCTCCGGCGCCTGTCCAGCCCGCAGCCCCGGTTCCGGCTCCTGCCCAGGACGGAAAGAGCGAATAA
- a CDS encoding recombinase family protein, translated as MSLAGAVAQFERAIIKERQREGITKAQAKGKHCGRTSMLNPEQVKEIKARVDAGEEKKALALEYGVRGQSADALSGPPGRAV; from the coding sequence GTGTCGCTCGCGGGTGCCGTGGCCCAGTTCGAGCGGGCCATCATCAAGGAGCGTCAACGGGAGGGCATCACCAAGGCTCAGGCCAAGGGCAAGCACTGTGGCAGGACGTCCATGCTCAATCCGGAACAGGTTAAGGAGATCAAGGCGAGGGTGGATGCTGGGGAGGAGAAGAAGGCCCTGGCCCTGGAGTACGGGGTACGGGGTCAGTCGGCAGACGCTCTATCGGGGCCACCGGGTAGGGCGGTCTGA
- a CDS encoding DUF5343 domain-containing protein, which translates to MNYPSTQVSNKLNKLLGEKLREVQIPKIVDIKWLKSLGFNGSNDNGLLTILKFLDLISAKNVPTERWAEARRDLGGHLATILREKYSDLFALYPNAHLAERKELGNFFLQETDKGQVTVNRMVANFQALAKLADFNSEHRPNQISDFNPEELASPGQTLATADPSITKPVGTYQAQGLTVNLNIQLTLPESTNAELLEQLFSSMHKHLLPND; encoded by the coding sequence ATGAACTACCCCAGTACGCAAGTTTCCAACAAATTAAATAAGTTGCTTGGAGAAAAGCTTAGAGAGGTTCAAATTCCCAAGATTGTCGACATCAAGTGGCTTAAATCACTTGGCTTTAATGGGTCCAACGACAACGGCCTGCTTACCATTTTAAAATTCCTTGATCTTATAAGCGCCAAAAACGTCCCTACTGAACGGTGGGCAGAGGCAAGACGAGATCTTGGCGGGCACCTGGCTACTATTCTTCGAGAAAAGTATAGCGATTTATTTGCGTTATACCCCAATGCACACCTTGCAGAGCGTAAGGAGCTAGGTAACTTCTTTCTCCAAGAGACTGACAAGGGCCAAGTCACGGTCAATCGAATGGTTGCCAACTTTCAAGCGTTAGCGAAACTCGCGGATTTTAATAGTGAGCACCGGCCTAATCAGATCTCAGACTTCAATCCTGAAGAGCTTGCCTCGCCAGGGCAAACACTTGCGACTGCAGATCCTTCTATTACCAAACCTGTAGGAACTTACCAAGCCCAAGGGCTTACAGTGAACTTAAACATCCAGCTAACTCTTCCGGAGTCAACGAACGCTGAGCTTCTTGAACAGTTATTCTCATCGATGCATAAGCATCTATTACCAAATGATTAA
- a CDS encoding ferritin family protein: MHEEKLLEIIELARETDLVAAKTYFNLAEQFRKTDLGDFWRGMAEEEQKHARLWLHLHQLARDGMMPPLFDSPDDVLKDMRRNFESAKNLRQVCCLGVNMSQAFFHAYTVEYHMLHFAFEFLFCFADSLEDLPDGLSVHKDYERHIKDFIEATERYGVMSPELRLLGDALLRLLETNRRLWRSANSC; encoded by the coding sequence ATGCATGAGGAAAAGTTGCTGGAGATCATAGAGTTGGCACGCGAAACCGATCTTGTCGCGGCCAAGACGTATTTCAATCTTGCCGAGCAGTTCAGAAAAACTGATCTTGGCGATTTCTGGCGCGGCATGGCCGAGGAGGAGCAGAAGCATGCAAGGCTTTGGCTGCATCTGCACCAACTCGCCAGGGACGGGATGATGCCGCCTTTGTTCGACTCGCCGGATGACGTTCTGAAGGACATGCGGCGCAATTTTGAGAGCGCCAAGAATCTCCGCCAGGTCTGCTGTCTCGGCGTGAACATGTCCCAGGCATTTTTTCACGCCTATACCGTGGAGTATCACATGCTCCACTTCGCATTTGAATTTCTCTTCTGCTTTGCCGACTCTCTGGAAGATCTGCCTGACGGTCTTTCCGTGCATAAGGATTACGAGCGGCATATCAAGGATTTCATTGAGGCGACGGAAAGGTACGGGGTCATGAGTCCCGAGCTGCGGCTGCTGGGAGACGCCTTGCTTCGTTTGCTGGAGACGAATCGAAGACTTTGGCGGAGCGCGAATTCCTGTTGA
- a CDS encoding TRAP transporter large permease: MDPTLIGIIGIVVMIALFMTRMPVAYVMALVGFVGFSIVVSPKGGMNLLSRNIYSAFASYDLSTIPLFILMGQIAFNCGISRKLYDTAYRFFGHVNGGLAMATVTACTGFGSICGSSPATAATMATVGIPEMKRFGYSDELATGSVASGGGLGMIMPPSVVLIVYGVLTEQSIGELFVAGIIPALLLTLLFIAAIWLVCRLDPTQGPPGERFTLRQRLRSLTGLVDTLAVFLLVVGGMFVGWFTPTEAASIGVLGMAFLALLRRQLTWKALVKSLHETLRTSCMVLFLIAGAVVFGKFLAVTRIPFDIASWVASFDLPAFAIMAVIVLIYFIGGCFMDSLALIMLTIPVFYPVVQSLGYDPIWFGIIIVLVTEMGVITPPVGINVYVVYGITQQLRSGIRLESIFKGIAPFLAAIIVGIALLFVFPKLILWLPALMY; this comes from the coding sequence ATGGACCCGACCCTCATCGGCATCATCGGCATCGTGGTCATGATCGCCCTGTTCATGACCCGCATGCCCGTGGCCTACGTCATGGCCCTCGTGGGATTCGTGGGCTTCAGCATCGTCGTCTCGCCCAAGGGCGGCATGAATCTGCTCTCGCGCAACATTTACTCCGCTTTCGCATCCTACGACCTGAGCACGATCCCCCTGTTCATCCTCATGGGCCAGATCGCCTTCAACTGCGGCATCAGCCGCAAGCTCTACGACACGGCCTATCGCTTCTTCGGCCACGTCAACGGGGGACTGGCCATGGCCACGGTCACGGCCTGCACAGGATTCGGCTCCATCTGCGGGTCCAGCCCGGCCACGGCCGCGACCATGGCCACGGTCGGCATTCCTGAAATGAAGCGCTTCGGGTATTCCGACGAACTGGCCACGGGATCCGTGGCTTCCGGCGGCGGCCTGGGCATGATCATGCCCCCCAGCGTGGTGCTCATCGTCTACGGAGTGCTCACCGAACAATCCATCGGCGAACTGTTCGTCGCGGGCATCATCCCCGCGCTGCTGCTTACGCTGCTCTTCATCGCAGCCATCTGGCTGGTCTGCCGCCTGGACCCGACCCAAGGCCCTCCGGGCGAGCGGTTCACCCTGAGGCAGCGCCTGCGTTCCCTTACCGGGCTTGTGGATACCCTGGCGGTCTTCCTGCTCGTGGTCGGAGGCATGTTCGTGGGCTGGTTCACGCCCACGGAAGCGGCTTCCATCGGCGTACTGGGCATGGCTTTTCTTGCGCTTCTCCGCCGGCAGCTGACCTGGAAGGCGCTCGTCAAGTCCCTGCACGAAACGCTGCGCACCTCCTGCATGGTGCTTTTCCTCATTGCTGGCGCCGTGGTCTTCGGGAAGTTCCTGGCCGTCACGCGCATTCCGTTCGACATCGCCTCCTGGGTGGCCTCCTTTGACCTGCCCGCCTTCGCCATCATGGCCGTCATCGTGCTCATCTACTTCATCGGCGGCTGCTTCATGGATTCCCTGGCCCTGATCATGCTGACCATCCCGGTTTTCTACCCGGTGGTGCAAAGCCTCGGCTACGACCCGATCTGGTTCGGCATCATCATCGTGCTGGTCACCGAAATGGGCGTGATCACCCCGCCCGTAGGCATCAACGTCTACGTGGTCTACGGCATCACCCAGCAATTGCGCTCAGGCATCCGCCTGGAATCGATATTCAAAGGAATTGCGCCTTTCCTCGCGGCCATCATCGTGGGCATCGCCCTGCTCTTCGTCTTCCCCAAGCTCATCCTCTGGCTGCCAGCCCTCATGTACTAG
- a CDS encoding TRAP transporter small permease, giving the protein MQTLFALLDKARVSMRAIAAFCLCCMALVTGTDVVGRLMGSPVFGSEEIVTMLAVFVVGLSLPDAHAQRSHIGVEIFVRYMPRALRRALRLVTNATALVLFAIVTWRMADYGLTMRESGVRSMNLQLPEYLVVFVLAFGFLIFTLHLLRDVLELFNPNPAKGTE; this is encoded by the coding sequence ATGCAAACGCTTTTCGCCCTTCTGGACAAGGCCCGCGTCTCCATGCGCGCGATTGCGGCCTTTTGCCTCTGCTGCATGGCATTGGTCACGGGCACCGACGTAGTCGGCAGACTCATGGGCAGCCCCGTTTTCGGCTCCGAGGAAATCGTGACCATGCTCGCCGTGTTCGTTGTCGGGTTGAGCCTTCCCGATGCCCATGCCCAGCGCAGCCACATCGGCGTCGAAATATTCGTGCGCTATATGCCCCGCGCCCTTCGTCGCGCCCTGCGACTTGTCACCAACGCAACGGCCCTCGTGCTCTTCGCCATCGTGACCTGGCGCATGGCGGATTACGGATTGACCATGCGCGAGTCCGGCGTGCGTTCAATGAATCTGCAACTCCCGGAATATCTGGTTGTTTTCGTGCTCGCATTCGGATTCCTCATCTTCACGCTTCATCTGCTGCGGGACGTGCTGGAGCTGTTCAACCCGAATCCCGCCAAAGGCACGGAATAA